Proteins from one Streptomyces sp. NBC_00289 genomic window:
- the fxsT gene encoding FxSxx-COOH system tetratricopeptide repeat protein translates to MDRAGGVVTGRRKEPLSAPADREPPSTAVRRAPRRTADRPFPSALPQGLANSLVRTGAALRHGTGRPWDVAVVSDSGPTMDIWRETVHALASALHRSGAFGRITAHRLPYGRDADPATLPRHGAGRRLTLLVTDGAGPRWHTHAVEPWLRRRGQAGPVALIHLLPHPVWPATGLRHWQVLLRSPAPGAANHRLRWRARGLGPDPGGLPPGSGPDVPVPVLELAPRWLDAWSGLLGATRPAWLPLTVMFPRAGVPARSEGEPSEDAGARVARFRSSVTRNVFTLATLLAALPLRGQLIREVQGALLPDGSLADFAQLLTYDLIRPVDGPFVAFEFTTGVREELLAAGRRTDLLRVVELVGDRGGPGGEHLWRLPRLLRGVAVPQLPPLDEESEPWLMAESAVLHALSGPLLRPAAEVDAALAAHREHRQRTGHEGTTAPAAPSDAVAPLRGDADGPTTQGKRRPVMPQQAPASTVGGERASNTPTVWGNIPPRNPNFTGREALLDALHQRLLREKETAVLPHALHGMGGVGKSLLAVEYLYRRMSEYDVIWWISAERTAQISLSLVELAPRLGLQPGSDASSTVAQVLESLRIGVPFANWLLVFDNAESPEAVRPFFPVGGPGNILITSRNPQWASLARPLEVDVFTRAESKQLLQVRGPEISDRDADRLAEALGDLPLAIEQAAAWHAETGMPVDEYLRLLEEKRVDLLRGTAPLGTQHPVIAAWNISLDQLEAKSPAAYQLLQVCSFCAPEPIARGLLARMQRGSIAPELDAALEDPIRLGQVIREIGRYSLARFNHRNNSLQMHRLVQAALQFRMTEEDRTVMRRGAHLLLAASDPNDPNDALRWDRYGALYPHVVVSGAVQSDETWVRNLVVNEVTYLLRWGDYESCLELARTAHDTWSARLGEEHSQTLQVARLLGFLLFSMGRYPEAADLNAAVLEAYRRSVGPHHQDTLAALGNVAIDHRVRGAFTEALELSEAVHRQYLELIGPDDPETLRAAHNLGVSLRLVGDFARALELDQETWHNRTQVFGQDRVDSLRTWLSVIVDQRELGDYDAALTYHREITEQASNLLGGSNPFTLSCVRHLAVALRKAGAHEEAADTAQQIRTELVRRYGDRNPESLAATLELTIHLRHRGSLDEALALGTEICGRYEQTYGKSHPHALSAAVNLAITYRLLGNAATAQYIDTLALRQLTATLGATHPSTLVCRTNLASDHHALGDAAGALDLDTETLRRSRQVFDEEHPSTLACAANLAMDLHSVGRAEEADTLRGDTLERLSRRLGGGHPAVAQVADWNRRADCDIDPMPL, encoded by the coding sequence ATGGACCGCGCCGGAGGAGTCGTGACCGGGCGCCGGAAGGAGCCGCTGTCCGCTCCGGCCGACCGCGAGCCACCGAGCACGGCTGTCCGGCGGGCCCCGCGGAGAACGGCCGACCGCCCTTTTCCCTCCGCGCTTCCGCAGGGACTCGCGAACTCCCTCGTGCGCACCGGCGCGGCCCTCCGGCACGGAACCGGACGCCCCTGGGACGTGGCCGTGGTGTCCGACTCCGGTCCGACCATGGACATCTGGCGGGAGACAGTCCACGCCCTCGCGTCGGCGCTGCACCGCTCCGGCGCCTTCGGGCGGATCACCGCACACCGGCTGCCGTACGGCCGTGATGCCGATCCGGCGACGCTGCCGCGGCACGGCGCCGGCCGCCGGCTGACCCTGCTCGTCACCGACGGCGCGGGCCCCCGGTGGCACACCCACGCGGTCGAACCGTGGCTGCGCCGCCGGGGCCAGGCCGGGCCGGTCGCGCTGATCCACCTGTTGCCGCACCCGGTGTGGCCCGCGACGGGACTGCGTCACTGGCAGGTGCTGCTGCGTTCGCCCGCTCCCGGAGCGGCGAACCACCGGCTGCGGTGGCGTGCGCGCGGACTCGGCCCGGACCCGGGCGGCCTCCCGCCGGGCAGCGGGCCCGACGTGCCCGTCCCGGTGCTCGAACTCGCTCCGCGCTGGCTGGACGCCTGGTCCGGCCTGCTGGGCGCGACGCGGCCCGCCTGGCTGCCGCTGACGGTGATGTTTCCCCGTGCGGGCGTGCCCGCCCGCTCCGAGGGCGAGCCGTCCGAGGACGCCGGAGCACGGGTGGCGCGCTTCCGCTCCTCGGTGACCCGGAACGTCTTCACGCTGGCCACGCTGCTCGCCGCCCTACCGCTGCGCGGGCAGCTGATCCGGGAGGTGCAGGGCGCGCTGCTGCCGGACGGCTCACTCGCCGACTTCGCCCAGCTTCTGACGTACGACCTGATCCGGCCGGTGGACGGCCCCTTCGTCGCCTTCGAGTTCACGACCGGCGTGCGCGAGGAGCTGCTGGCCGCAGGACGCCGTACGGATCTGCTGCGAGTCGTCGAGCTGGTGGGGGATCGCGGCGGACCCGGCGGGGAACACTTGTGGCGACTGCCTCGGCTGCTGCGCGGGGTCGCCGTACCGCAACTCCCGCCGCTCGACGAGGAGTCCGAGCCATGGCTCATGGCGGAGAGCGCCGTACTCCACGCGCTGTCCGGCCCGCTCCTGAGGCCGGCCGCGGAGGTGGACGCGGCTCTCGCCGCACACCGGGAGCACCGGCAGCGCACCGGGCACGAGGGCACCACCGCACCCGCAGCACCCAGCGATGCCGTCGCCCCGCTCCGGGGCGACGCCGACGGTCCGACGACCCAGGGGAAGAGGAGGCCGGTGATGCCGCAGCAGGCCCCGGCGAGCACGGTGGGCGGCGAACGCGCCAGCAACACGCCCACGGTCTGGGGAAACATCCCGCCCAGAAACCCGAACTTCACCGGCCGCGAGGCGCTCCTCGACGCACTGCACCAGCGCCTGCTGCGGGAGAAGGAGACCGCCGTACTGCCCCACGCCCTGCACGGCATGGGCGGAGTGGGCAAGAGCCTGCTGGCGGTGGAGTACCTCTACCGCCGCATGAGCGAGTACGACGTGATCTGGTGGATCTCCGCCGAACGCACCGCGCAGATCTCCCTGTCCCTCGTGGAACTGGCCCCGCGGCTCGGACTCCAGCCCGGCTCCGACGCCTCCTCGACCGTCGCCCAGGTCCTGGAGTCCCTGCGCATCGGGGTCCCGTTCGCCAACTGGCTGCTGGTGTTCGACAACGCCGAAAGTCCCGAGGCCGTACGGCCGTTCTTCCCGGTCGGCGGACCGGGCAACATCCTCATCACCTCCCGCAACCCCCAATGGGCCTCTCTGGCAAGGCCGTTGGAGGTCGACGTCTTCACGCGGGCGGAGAGTAAACAGCTGCTGCAGGTGCGCGGGCCGGAGATCAGCGACCGGGACGCCGACCGGCTGGCGGAGGCGCTCGGCGACCTGCCCCTCGCGATCGAGCAGGCGGCCGCCTGGCACGCCGAGACGGGCATGCCCGTGGACGAGTACCTGCGCCTGCTCGAGGAGAAGCGCGTCGACCTGCTGCGAGGCACCGCGCCCCTCGGCACCCAACACCCGGTGATAGCGGCCTGGAACATCTCACTGGACCAGCTGGAGGCCAAGAGCCCCGCCGCCTACCAGCTGCTCCAGGTGTGCTCCTTCTGCGCCCCCGAACCGATCGCGCGCGGCCTGCTCGCACGCATGCAGCGCGGCTCCATCGCCCCCGAGCTGGACGCGGCACTGGAGGATCCGATCCGGCTCGGCCAGGTCATCCGGGAGATCGGCCGCTACTCGCTGGCCCGCTTCAACCACCGCAACAACTCCCTCCAGATGCACCGGCTGGTGCAGGCCGCGCTGCAGTTCCGGATGACGGAGGAGGACCGCACGGTCATGCGGCGGGGCGCCCACCTGCTGCTGGCGGCGAGTGATCCCAACGATCCCAACGACGCGCTCCGGTGGGATCGCTACGGAGCCCTCTATCCCCACGTGGTCGTCTCCGGCGCGGTCCAGTCGGACGAGACGTGGGTCCGCAACCTGGTGGTCAACGAAGTCACGTACCTGCTCCGCTGGGGCGACTACGAGTCCTGCCTGGAACTGGCCCGCACCGCCCACGACACCTGGTCCGCCCGGCTGGGCGAGGAGCACTCACAGACCCTGCAGGTCGCCCGCCTGCTGGGTTTCCTGCTGTTCAGCATGGGCCGCTACCCGGAGGCCGCCGACCTCAACGCGGCGGTACTGGAGGCATACCGCAGGTCGGTGGGCCCCCACCACCAGGACACTCTGGCCGCCCTCGGCAACGTCGCCATCGACCACCGGGTACGGGGCGCTTTCACGGAGGCCCTGGAGCTGTCGGAGGCGGTGCACCGGCAGTACCTGGAGTTGATCGGGCCAGACGATCCGGAGACGCTGCGCGCAGCGCACAACCTCGGTGTGAGTCTGCGCCTGGTGGGCGACTTCGCCCGGGCGCTGGAGTTGGACCAGGAGACCTGGCACAACCGCACGCAGGTCTTCGGCCAGGACCGCGTGGACTCGCTGCGCACCTGGCTGAGCGTGATCGTCGATCAGCGGGAACTCGGCGACTACGACGCGGCCCTGACGTATCACCGCGAGATCACCGAGCAGGCGTCCAACCTGCTGGGCGGCAGCAATCCGTTCACCCTGTCCTGCGTCCGTCACCTCGCCGTCGCACTGCGCAAGGCAGGAGCGCACGAGGAGGCCGCGGACACCGCGCAGCAGATCCGCACGGAACTCGTGCGCCGGTACGGCGACCGCAACCCCGAGTCCCTGGCCGCGACCCTGGAACTGACCATCCATCTGCGGCACCGGGGAAGCCTCGACGAGGCGCTGGCGCTCGGCACGGAGATCTGCGGCCGGTACGAGCAGACGTACGGAAAGAGTCACCCGCACGCCCTTTCGGCCGCCGTGAACCTGGCGATCACCTATCGGCTGCTGGGGAACGCGGCAACCGCTCAGTACATCGACACACTGGCCCTGCGGCAGCTCACGGCGACGCTCGGTGCGACACATCCCTCCACGCTGGTGTGCCGCACCAATCTCGCCAGTGACCATCACGCCCTCGGTGACGCGGCAGGCGCTCTCGACCTGGACACCGAGACGCTGCGCCGTTCCCGGCAGGTCTTCGACGAGGAGCACCCCTCGACCCTGGCCTGCGCGGCGAACCTCGCGATGGACCTGCACTCCGTGGGGCGGGCCGAGGAGGCGGACACGCTCCGCGGCGACACGCTCGAACGGCTGAGCCGCAGACTGGGCGGCGGACATCCCGCGGTCGCGCAGGTGGCCGACTGGAACCGTCGCGCGGACTGCGACATCGACCCGATGCCGCTGTGA
- a CDS encoding AAA family ATPase, translated as MPSNSESWGIYRGTGHAGTGTEDWPEPPGWRSFGGGPDLPAPPSDDPYAPVVLGNVPQPLEPVREEVARVNAALHLRRPLLVMGEPGTGKSSLAYRISRELGLGRVLRWQITSLSTLREGLYAGDARLGPLGTAFLPHRRPRVLLIDQLDRAEIALPEDLCTVLTAGGFPLTGSLPPSPPTVLTGPATGPTGLPPGDADGTVHMATFDDPAVTVPLPGGTVRCHAFPVVVITTTGDRDLPFDLLRRCVTLRTTRPSPGLLRAIAAGRFPADGPGRTPAPDVVDAFLEQAARTEGPVVERFLDALQLAADGVLEAVAAQGRSWQEAVGTLWRWTAPEES; from the coding sequence ATGCCGTCGAACAGCGAGTCGTGGGGGATCTACCGGGGCACCGGCCACGCCGGCACCGGGACGGAGGACTGGCCCGAGCCGCCGGGCTGGCGCTCCTTCGGCGGCGGGCCCGATCTGCCGGCGCCGCCCTCCGACGACCCGTACGCCCCCGTCGTACTGGGCAACGTTCCCCAGCCGCTGGAACCGGTGCGGGAGGAGGTCGCCAGGGTCAACGCGGCCCTGCATCTGCGCCGCCCGCTGCTCGTCATGGGCGAGCCGGGCACCGGCAAGTCCTCCCTGGCGTACCGCATCAGCCGCGAACTCGGTCTCGGCCGCGTGCTGCGCTGGCAGATCACCAGTCTGAGCACGCTCCGGGAGGGGCTGTACGCCGGTGACGCCCGGCTCGGACCGCTCGGCACCGCCTTCCTGCCCCACCGCCGCCCCCGTGTGCTGCTGATCGACCAGCTGGACCGGGCCGAGATCGCCCTGCCGGAGGACCTGTGCACGGTGCTCACGGCCGGCGGCTTCCCGCTGACCGGCAGCCTTCCGCCCAGCCCACCGACCGTCCTGACCGGCCCGGCGACAGGCCCGACCGGCCTCCCGCCGGGCGACGCCGACGGCACCGTACACATGGCGACGTTCGACGATCCGGCCGTCACGGTGCCGCTTCCGGGCGGAACGGTCCGGTGCCACGCCTTCCCTGTCGTGGTCATCACGACCACGGGTGACCGCGACCTGCCGTTCGACCTCCTACGCCGCTGCGTCACCCTGCGGACGACCCGGCCCTCCCCCGGCCTCCTGCGCGCCATCGCCGCCGGCCGCTTCCCGGCGGACGGCCCGGGCCGGACCCCCGCGCCGGACGTGGTGGACGCCTTCCTCGAACAGGCCGCCCGCACCGAGGGGCCCGTCGTGGAACGGTTCCTGGACGCCCTCCAGCTGGCGGCCGACGGCGTCCTGGAAGCGGTGGCGGCGCAGGGGCGGAGCTGGCAGGAGGCCGTGGGCACCCTGTGGCGATGGACCGCGCCGGAGGAGTCGTGA
- a CDS encoding DeoR/GlpR family DNA-binding transcription regulator: MYAPERQQEILRLARDGGRVDVVSLAEEFQVTAETIRRDLKALDRAGLLRRVHGGAIPAGRLDFEPDLAERESTAADEKDRIAKAALAELPGEGTMILDAGTTVARLAGAIPLEAALTVVTHSLPIAARLADHPGMQLHLVGGRVRHRTRAAVDAWALRAYDEIRADVLFVAANGFSVDRGLTTPDLAEAAVKRAAMAAARRVVLLADSAKHGQEHFARFGALSDVDLLITDSGLSPEDATAIERGGTEVVRA, translated from the coding sequence ATGTACGCACCGGAGCGGCAGCAGGAGATCCTCCGGCTCGCGCGTGACGGCGGGCGGGTGGACGTGGTGTCGCTGGCCGAGGAGTTCCAGGTCACCGCGGAGACGATCCGGCGGGATCTGAAGGCTCTCGACCGTGCCGGGCTGCTGCGCCGGGTGCACGGCGGTGCCATACCGGCCGGGCGCCTCGACTTCGAGCCGGACCTCGCCGAGCGCGAGTCGACCGCGGCCGACGAGAAGGACAGGATCGCGAAGGCGGCCCTCGCGGAACTGCCGGGCGAGGGCACGATGATCCTCGACGCCGGTACGACCGTCGCCCGCCTGGCCGGCGCGATCCCGCTGGAGGCGGCGCTCACCGTCGTCACGCACTCCCTTCCCATCGCGGCCCGCCTGGCGGACCACCCCGGCATGCAGCTCCATCTCGTCGGGGGGCGCGTCCGGCACCGTACGCGCGCCGCCGTGGACGCCTGGGCGCTGCGTGCGTACGACGAGATCCGGGCCGACGTCCTCTTCGTCGCGGCCAACGGATTCTCGGTCGACCGCGGTCTGACCACCCCCGACCTCGCCGAGGCCGCGGTGAAGCGGGCGGCGATGGCCGCGGCGCGCCGCGTGGTGCTGCTCGCCGACTCCGCCAAGCACGGGCAGGAGCACTTCGCCCGCTTCGGCGCCCTGAGCGACGTGGACCTGCTGATCACCGACAGCGGGCTGAGCCCCGAGGACGCCACCGCCATCGAGCGCGGCGGCACGGAAGTAGTGCGCGCATGA
- the pfkB gene encoding 1-phosphofructokinase, which yields MILTVTPNPSLDRTYEVPSLDRGEVIRATGERMDPGGKGVNVSRAVAAAGRRTVAVLPLGGAPGALVADLLDAQGIEVAPVPVAGATRSNIALAEADGVLTKINAPGPELTAAERESLLETVRRQSTGADWIACCGSLPRGLAPSWYADLVARAHAVGVRIALDTSGPALLQALRERPDVVKPNAEELAEAVGRPLATVGDAVKAAEELRGMGARAVLASLGADGQLLVDDAGAWFGSARVDVVRSNVGAGDSSLAGFLIAGGSGPGALASAVAHGAAAVRLPGSVMPGPDDLDPDAVTVTAEVPVDRLLKEPVS from the coding sequence ATGATCCTCACCGTCACCCCGAACCCGTCCCTGGACCGTACGTACGAGGTTCCCTCGCTGGATCGTGGCGAGGTCATCCGCGCCACCGGTGAGCGCATGGATCCGGGTGGCAAGGGTGTCAACGTCTCGCGCGCCGTCGCGGCCGCCGGGCGGCGCACGGTCGCTGTTCTGCCCCTGGGTGGTGCGCCGGGCGCACTCGTCGCCGATCTGCTCGACGCCCAGGGCATCGAGGTCGCGCCGGTACCGGTGGCCGGAGCCACCCGCTCGAACATCGCGCTCGCGGAGGCGGACGGCGTACTGACGAAGATCAACGCGCCCGGCCCGGAACTGACGGCGGCCGAGCGGGAGTCGCTGCTGGAGACGGTGCGTCGGCAGTCGACGGGCGCCGACTGGATCGCGTGCTGCGGAAGCCTCCCACGGGGGCTCGCGCCCTCCTGGTACGCCGACTTGGTCGCGCGGGCGCACGCCGTCGGCGTACGGATCGCGCTGGACACCTCGGGGCCCGCGCTCCTGCAGGCCCTGCGGGAGCGGCCCGACGTGGTGAAGCCGAACGCCGAGGAACTCGCGGAGGCCGTCGGACGCCCCCTGGCCACGGTCGGAGACGCGGTCAAGGCGGCCGAGGAGTTGCGCGGGATGGGCGCACGCGCCGTGCTCGCGAGCCTCGGCGCCGACGGGCAGCTGCTCGTGGACGACGCGGGCGCCTGGTTCGGCAGCGCGCGGGTCGACGTCGTACGCAGCAATGTGGGCGCCGGAGACTCCTCCCTCGCCGGTTTCCTCATCGCCGGCGGCAGCGGGCCCGGGGCGCTCGCCTCGGCGGTCGCGCACGGTGCGGCGGCCGTGCGGCTGCCCGGAAGCGTGATGCCGGGGCCTGACGACCTGGACCCGGACGCGGTGACCGTCACGGCCGAGGTGCCGGTGGACCGCCTGCTGAAGGAGCCGGTGTCATGA
- a CDS encoding fructose-specific PTS transporter subunit EIIC, with product MSDMITADLVDLDLSADTKEAAARALAERMVALGRVTDLEGFLADVAAREAQMPTGLDGGIGIPHCRSEHVTEPTLGFGRSATGIDFGAPDGPADLIFLIAAPAGADDAHLTILSSLARQLMNAEFTSALRSVDDAAGAVALIRGDEPAADGAADAEGAGSADQAGSADQAGSAGQAGSADQAGSAGSARSAGSAGSAEDSVAAPAAASAGAATGTTTAGGEGAGKDERPFRIVAVTSCPTGIAHTYMAAESLENAGRETGVELVVEPQGSAGFTRLDAAVIAAADGVIFAHDVPVREKERFAGKPTVDVGVKAGINRPGELITEVRQKAARGEVTSGSAPSPVERAGESGEGYGTKLRKWLMSGVSYMVPFVAAGGLLIALGFAIGGYKINKAPSVMDHFMWMQADSWGALFFQIGGVAFGFLVPVLAGYIAYGMADRPGLVPGFVGGAISLTINAGFLGGLVAGLIAGGVVIGIQKVRIPAALRGIMPVVVIPLISSAIVGFLMFVVIGKPIASAQKGMTDWLNGLTGTNAVLLGALLGLMMCFDLGGPVNKVAYTFATAGIAVASPSDSAMKIMAAVMAAGMVPPLAMALATTVRGRLFTETERENGKAAWVLGASFISEGAIPFAAADPLRVIPSAMVGGAITGSLSMAFGATLRAPHGGIFVVPLIGNPFLYLVAIAAGVCATTALVVVLKGLRKPAGGATAPEAGEGAATPAAEAKQPVAA from the coding sequence ATGAGCGACATGATCACCGCGGACCTGGTCGATCTCGACCTGTCCGCCGATACCAAGGAAGCGGCGGCGCGTGCCCTCGCCGAGCGCATGGTCGCCCTGGGCCGGGTGACCGACCTGGAGGGCTTCCTCGCCGACGTGGCCGCCCGCGAGGCCCAGATGCCGACCGGCCTCGACGGTGGCATCGGAATCCCGCACTGCCGCAGCGAGCACGTCACCGAGCCGACGCTCGGCTTCGGCCGCAGTGCCACCGGTATCGACTTCGGCGCGCCCGACGGGCCCGCCGACCTGATCTTCCTGATCGCCGCCCCGGCCGGCGCGGACGACGCCCACCTGACGATCCTGTCGTCACTGGCCCGACAGCTCATGAACGCCGAGTTCACCTCCGCGCTGCGGTCGGTGGACGACGCGGCGGGCGCGGTCGCACTCATCCGCGGGGACGAGCCCGCGGCGGACGGTGCGGCCGACGCGGAGGGTGCCGGTTCCGCGGATCAGGCGGGTTCCGCGGATCAGGCGGGTTCCGCGGGCCAGGCGGGTTCGGCGGATCAGGCGGGTTCCGCGGGTTCCGCGAGGTCCGCCGGTTCCGCCGGTTCCGCCGAAGACTCCGTGGCGGCGCCGGCGGCGGCCTCCGCCGGCGCCGCCACGGGTACCACCACAGCGGGCGGCGAGGGTGCCGGGAAGGACGAGCGGCCGTTCCGGATCGTCGCCGTCACCTCGTGTCCGACCGGCATCGCCCACACCTACATGGCGGCCGAGTCGCTGGAGAACGCGGGCCGCGAGACGGGCGTCGAGCTCGTCGTCGAGCCGCAGGGTTCGGCCGGCTTCACCCGGCTCGACGCGGCGGTCATCGCCGCCGCGGACGGCGTGATCTTCGCGCACGACGTGCCGGTACGGGAGAAGGAACGCTTCGCCGGCAAGCCGACCGTCGACGTCGGTGTGAAGGCGGGCATCAACCGGCCCGGCGAACTCATCACCGAGGTGCGCCAGAAGGCCGCGCGCGGCGAGGTCACGTCCGGCTCCGCGCCGTCGCCGGTCGAACGCGCCGGGGAATCCGGCGAGGGCTACGGCACCAAGCTGCGCAAGTGGCTGATGTCCGGCGTCAGTTACATGGTCCCGTTCGTCGCCGCGGGCGGTCTGCTCATCGCCCTCGGGTTCGCGATCGGCGGGTACAAGATCAACAAGGCGCCGTCGGTCATGGACCACTTCATGTGGATGCAGGCGGACAGCTGGGGCGCGCTGTTCTTCCAGATCGGCGGTGTGGCCTTCGGCTTCCTCGTCCCGGTGCTGGCCGGCTACATCGCGTACGGCATGGCCGACCGGCCCGGTCTCGTGCCCGGCTTCGTCGGCGGCGCGATCTCCCTCACCATCAACGCGGGCTTCCTCGGCGGCCTGGTGGCCGGTCTGATCGCCGGTGGTGTGGTGATCGGGATCCAGAAGGTCCGGATCCCGGCGGCGCTGCGCGGCATCATGCCGGTGGTGGTGATCCCGCTGATCTCCTCGGCGATCGTCGGATTCCTGATGTTCGTGGTGATCGGCAAACCCATCGCCTCGGCCCAGAAGGGCATGACCGACTGGCTGAACGGCCTCACCGGCACCAACGCCGTCCTGCTCGGCGCCCTCCTCGGCCTGATGATGTGCTTCGACCTCGGCGGTCCCGTCAACAAGGTCGCGTACACCTTCGCCACCGCCGGGATCGCTGTCGCCAGCCCCAGCGACTCCGCGATGAAGATCATGGCGGCCGTGATGGCGGCCGGCATGGTCCCGCCGCTGGCCATGGCCCTCGCGACGACGGTGCGCGGCCGGCTCTTCACCGAGACCGAGCGCGAGAACGGCAAGGCCGCCTGGGTGCTGGGCGCCTCCTTCATCTCGGAGGGCGCGATCCCGTTCGCCGCGGCGGACCCGCTGCGCGTCATCCCCTCGGCGATGGTCGGCGGCGCGATCACCGGTTCCCTGTCGATGGCCTTCGGCGCCACCCTGCGCGCTCCGCACGGCGGCATCTTCGTGGTCCCGCTGATCGGCAACCCGTTCCTCTACCTGGTCGCCATCGCGGCGGGGGTGTGCGCCACGACGGCCCTGGTGGTCGTCCTGAAGGGCCTGCGCAAGCCGGCCGGCGGGGCGACGGCCCCGGAAGCCGGTGAGGGCGCGGCGACTCCGGCGGCGGAGGCGAAGCAGCCGGTCGCGGCGTAG
- a CDS encoding DUF6227 family protein, with protein MSVPYETAAYEPPESPESPEEHLARLLGRALNSFELPDEAIRRLDCALAHDSSLHSAHHSAGLHRETYRHTWLLADGSACTLWELVHNTAPGSAPQHEVYVDEEELRAATARLPLPSVAPDFELPVTVQLSPVLTPRHAYVPDDSADHARRLLRRAENHDRPDADTTALLSTACAHQITQAFGRPCRAGRAALSFSLYEHAFLLRDGEEVSLWEVEHTATPDGRHMCEVYVSEDAAREAMERRAAQVS; from the coding sequence TTGAGCGTTCCGTACGAGACGGCAGCGTACGAACCACCCGAGTCGCCGGAGTCTCCGGAGGAGCACCTCGCGCGACTCCTGGGTCGCGCCCTCAACTCGTTCGAGCTGCCCGACGAGGCGATCCGCCGACTGGACTGCGCGCTCGCGCACGACAGTTCCCTGCACTCCGCGCACCACAGCGCGGGGCTGCATCGTGAGACGTACCGGCATACCTGGCTGCTCGCCGACGGCTCGGCGTGCACGCTCTGGGAGCTCGTCCACAACACCGCGCCGGGCAGCGCCCCGCAGCACGAGGTGTACGTCGACGAGGAGGAGCTGCGCGCCGCCACCGCCCGGCTGCCGCTCCCGTCGGTCGCGCCGGACTTCGAGCTGCCGGTGACGGTGCAGTTGTCGCCGGTGCTCACGCCCCGGCACGCGTATGTGCCGGACGACTCGGCGGACCACGCGCGCCGACTCCTACGCCGGGCGGAGAACCACGACCGGCCGGACGCGGACACGACCGCGCTGCTGAGTACGGCGTGCGCCCACCAGATCACCCAGGCGTTCGGGCGTCCGTGCCGGGCGGGACGTGCCGCGCTGTCCTTCTCGCTCTACGAGCACGCGTTCCTGCTGCGCGACGGCGAGGAGGTCTCCCTCTGGGAGGTCGAGCACACGGCGACGCCCGACGGGCGGCACATGTGCGAGGTCTACGTGTCCGAGGACGCGGCCCGAGAGGCGATGGAGAGGCGCGCGGCACAGGTCTCGTGA
- a CDS encoding Ig-like domain-containing protein gives MTTPDIAARRILGAFAALMVGTLTLTGCGGDANASNDSKGNGGTSARTGTAKIVISAKDGSTGASINATDVKVSGGKLTDVQMTVATTGQDVPGSLSANGSAWKPKEQLERGTKYRISATAKGANGKTIAADSAFTTVSSGNSFIGTYTPDNGTTVGVGMPVSFEFDKAISDKKAVQSHITVSSSSGQKVAGHWFGAQRLDFRPEEYWKAGSKVTMKIDLDGVEGANGVYGVQKKTVTFTIGRSQVSTVDVDTQIMTVVRDGQTIKSVPISAGSPQFTTYNGQMVISEKFTQLRMDSRTVDLANAYDIPDVPHAMRLTTSGTFIHGNYWYNKGNPPFGREGTSHGCVGLQDVQGAQGDTSAKWFYDKSLVGDVVIVKNSPDKKVAPDNGLNGRNLSWSEWLAGSAS, from the coding sequence GTGACAACGCCGGACATAGCAGCGCGGCGCATCCTGGGGGCCTTCGCCGCCCTGATGGTCGGCACCCTCACCCTCACCGGCTGCGGTGGGGACGCCAACGCGAGCAACGACAGCAAGGGCAACGGCGGCACGTCCGCCAGGACGGGCACCGCGAAGATCGTCATCTCGGCGAAGGACGGTTCGACCGGCGCCTCCATCAACGCGACCGACGTGAAGGTCAGCGGCGGGAAGCTGACCGACGTACAGATGACGGTGGCGACCACGGGGCAGGACGTACCGGGCTCGTTGTCGGCGAACGGCAGCGCCTGGAAGCCGAAGGAGCAGCTGGAGCGCGGGACGAAGTACCGGATATCGGCGACCGCCAAGGGCGCGAACGGCAAGACGATCGCCGCCGACTCCGCTTTCACGACCGTCTCTTCGGGCAACAGCTTCATCGGGACGTACACGCCGGACAACGGCACCACGGTCGGCGTCGGCATGCCGGTGTCGTTCGAGTTCGACAAGGCGATCAGCGACAAGAAGGCCGTGCAGTCGCACATCACGGTCTCCTCCAGCAGTGGGCAGAAGGTGGCCGGGCACTGGTTCGGGGCGCAGCGCCTGGACTTCCGGCCCGAGGAGTACTGGAAGGCCGGCTCCAAGGTCACCATGAAGATCGACCTGGACGGCGTCGAGGGCGCGAACGGCGTCTACGGGGTCCAGAAGAAGACGGTCACCTTCACGATCGGGCGGTCGCAGGTCTCCACGGTCGACGTCGACACGCAGATCATGACGGTCGTGCGGGACGGGCAGACCATCAAGTCGGTCCCGATCTCGGCGGGCAGCCCGCAGTTCACCACGTACAACGGGCAGATGGTGATCTCCGAGAAGTTCACCCAGCTCCGGATGGACAGCAGGACGGTCGACCTCGCCAACGCGTACGACATCCCGGACGTACCGCACGCGATGCGCCTGACCACGTCGGGGACCTTCATCCACGGCAACTACTGGTACAACAAGGGCAATCCGCCCTTCGGTCGCGAGGGCACCAGCCACGGTTGCGTCGGGCTCCAGGACGTACAGGGCGCGCAGGGCGACACGAGTGCCAAGTGGTTCTACGACAAGTCGCTCGTCGGGGATGTCGTGATCGTCAAGAACTCCCCCGACAAGAAGGTGGCGCCGGACAACGGCCTCAACGGCCGGAACCTGTCGTGGAGCGAGTGGCTCGCGGGGAGTGCCTCCTGA